Proteins encoded together in one Zonotrichia leucophrys gambelii isolate GWCS_2022_RI chromosome 1, RI_Zleu_2.0, whole genome shotgun sequence window:
- the CENPJ gene encoding centromere protein J isoform X2, with protein MPTVENLSGEQNFSAYWMLSSARAGVLLGPSFTGLNFKKGNLLPGPENIPALPEEVLHLSDSCSVSDDSLCEESASSQAPQQCTTGTPFPAAPANMESSKPDLVHGEVDGQKKSSHSDTLLQKLEQLKELQQQKQEQLKKQQMEQLQRLMEEQQKLLSMVSGQPAALGFAVMSESQKLRPGHPPGLAPPPQLPSSGYQNIFEDRARALLVSSHTQDNSSLQKLNNRECTSALKNNLSEVSACEKQGKDLWCPEKKMELLMGSEDNHIDHILGVGSAHVSENSCGGEQLLTNVEERPIKAAIHGKKQTFEEFLEEQIQLEEQRLEQTQKLQETNGSAVQKPVIKRPFLKKGEGLTRFTNAKSKITKLGENTSKLQQRALDDRNVIKVDRLQIQKKTALPGKELVSESPFAPRTFYSQPRKVKHCPIQKTVVLRNHNGENILPLETRKQSGKSHDGQMRGSYPSEIKNKIENTENRAEFAKSNTGKIQNKLPGAEKSQLSQELTSAFPNFECPIGHPVKDSELSFELSFQNKLENWEKEKEKENLELDEFLFLEQAADEISFSSNSSFVQRILEQDQQTSKGRRMSSTPIKAKQQQVKVLAVQLTDERNKRADCVARENTNDSPVTHTASNSGTDFRMKDPLSKTDGVIFSASSLKAAPALKSNHWIVNGDKSEGSSDTATDSESEFGATLKHDNKGAKTALVNHGESDPEFFDCGSSVKDISKESKSGDADLELSDKDCGALSKQKIRKATDDHRSMLSISRNKFEFDDERTWSDLDENYVSIDLPEKYAKTPLQMDFSCKNGTTVPDKAIKRKVASKKGDEMSKEFAVDSDSSGPPVSNLMMKLFPSLKRKPKAGCRAEHETKSNVEPELGGNTVPSQLLRERLAELEKEIERFRAENTTLSKLREEREHALANIRKEVSDFEQKKAQELAEIEEYKKKEIKKLQKERKVFEKYTTEARAIPDKKERDEIQALKQQIAELLEDLKRKEAKWSTTHRRLKDQIEALVNENFELKEEIRIMEKFRLEAWKKVEAARSKKKIENPGMSLNRGESCLPNRGLKSRSASPLLPVQKCSKINGKSYSQAKVGKLPRTPASGPANERNNSEAMTALEDSSQSIMDTSPNEAYVSPPSAPAFTGSEEIQRETAYPDGKVEKVLKNGCHLIFFPNGTWKKVGSDGKTITITFFNGDVKQIMPDQTVIYYYADAKITHTTYTDGLEVLQFSNGQIEKHYPDGTKEITFPDQTIKSLFTDGQEESILPDGTVIRVQRDGTKTIEFNNGQRELHTPQFKRREYPDGSVKTVYMNGQQETKYVSGRVRIKDKDGNIIMDTKL; from the exons ATGCCAACTGTTGAAAATCTGAGTGGTGAGCAAAACTTCAGTGCATATTGGATGCTCAGTAGTGCCCGTGCTGGAGTCTTACTGGGTCCTAGTTTTACTGGTTTGAACtttaagaaaggaaatttgTTACCTGGACCTGAAAACATCCCAGCTTTGCCTGAAGAAGTGCTGCATCTTTCAGACAGCTGTTCTGTAAGTGATGACTCCCTGTGTGAAGAGTCTGCCAGCTCTCAGGCACCCCAGCAGTGTACCACTGGAAcaccttttccagcagcacctgcaaaCATGGAAAGCTCTAAACCAGACTTAGTCCACGGTGAAGTGGATGGTCAGAAGAAATCCAGTCACAGTGATACACTCCTACAAAAGCTTGAACAG ctGAAGGAATTGCAACAGCAGAAACAGGAACAGTTAAAGAAACAACAGATGGAACAACTTCAAAGGTTaatggaggagcagcagaagctaCTTAGCATGGTATCTggccagccagcagctcttg GTTTTGCTGTGATGTCTGAAAGTCAAAAGCTGAGACCTGGGCACCCCCCAGGCTTAGCACCTCCACCTCAGTTGCCATCGTCTGGATACCAGAATATCTTTGAAGACCGAGCTCGTGCTCTGCTTGTTTCTTCCCATACACAAGACAACAGTTCTTTACAAAAGCTGAACAACAGAGAATGCACCTCAGCATTGAAGAACAATCTTTCAGAAGTGTCTGCCTGTGAAAAGCAAG GAAAAGACCTGTGGTGTccagaaaaaaagatggaatTATTAATGGGGAGTGAAGATAATCACATTGATCACATATTAGGTGTGGGAAGTGCGCATGTCTCTGAAAATTCCTGTGGAGGTGAACAGTTGTTGACTAATGTAGAGGAAAG ACCTATTAAAGCTGCAATACATGGGAAGAAGCAAACTTTTGAAGAATTCTTGGAAGAACAGATACAACTAGAGGAACAGCGCCTGGAGCAAACCCAGAAGTTACAG GAGACAAATGGATCAGCAGTTCAAAAACCAGTGATCAAGAGACCCTTCCTGAAAAAAGGGGAAGGTTTAACAAGATTCACTAATGCCAAGTCTAAAATAACAAAACTTGGAGAAAACACCTCAAAACTTCAACAAAGGGCTTTAGATGATAGAAACGTTATTAAAGTGGACAGATtacaaatacagaagaaaactgCGCTTCCTGGCAAAGAACTGGTTTCTGAAAGTCCTTTTGCACCAAGGACCTTTTACAGCCAGCCCCGTAAAGTAAAACATTGTCCTATTCAGAAGACAGTGGTACTCAGGAATCACAATGGAGAAAATATCTTGCCATTAGAAACAAGAAAGCAATCAGGAAAAAGTCATGATGGACAGATGAGAGGTTCTTACccatcagaaattaaaaacaaaatagaaaatacagaGAACAGAGCAGAATTTGCTAAGTCTAACACTGgcaaaatccaaaacaaattACCTGGTGCTGAAAAGTCTCAGTTGTCTCAAGAACTGACCAGTGCCTTTCCTAATTTTGAATGTCCCATAGGTCACCCTGTAAAAGATTCAGAACTGTCTTTTGAActttcatttcagaataaactggagaactgggaaaaagaaaaagagaaagagaatctAGAATTAGATGAATTTTTGTTTCTAGAACAAGCTGCAGATGAAATATCTTTCTCAAGTAATTCCTCATTTGTGCAAAGGATCTTGGAACAAGACCAGCAAACTTCAAAGGGCCGTAGGATGTCTTCTACTCCTATcaaggcaaagcagcagcaagtcAAGGTGCTGGCTGTGCAACTCACAGatgagagaaataaaagggCAGACTGTGTGGCACGGGAAAATACAAATGATAGCCCTGTTACACATACAGCCTCAAATTCAGGAACAGATTTTAGAATGAAGGATCCATTGAGTAAAACAGATGGTGTAATATTCTCAGCTTCTTCCCtgaaagcagctcctgctttaaAAAGTAATCACTGGATTGTAAATGGAGATAAGAGTGAGGGCAGCAGTGATACTGCTACAGATTCTGAGTCTGAATTTGGGGCCACATTGAAGCATGACAACAAAGGTGCTAAGACAGCCCTCGTGAACCACGGAGAAAGTGATCCAGAATTTTTTGATTGTGGAAGTTCTGTTAAAGACATCAGCAAAGAGAGCAAAAGTGGAGATGCTGACCTTGAGTTGTCAGACAAAGATTGTGGTGCACTGTCAAAGCAAAAGATTAGGAAAGCTACAGATGATCACAGAAGCATGTTGTCTATAAGTAGGAATAAATTTGAGTTTGATGATGAGAGAACATGGAGTGATCTTGATGAAAATTATGTTAGCATTGATTTACCTGAAAAATACGCTAAAACACCTTTGCAGATGGACTTTTCCTGTAAGAATGGTACAACTGTCCCAGACAAAGCAATAAAGAGGAAAGTGGCCTCCAAGAAAGGAGATGAAATGTCCAAAGAGTTTGCAGTGGACAGTGATTCAAGTGGACCTCCAGTATCAAACCTGATGATGAAactgtttccttctctgaagCGGAAGCCGAAGGCAGGCTGCCGTGCAGAGCATGAAACCAAATCAAACgtggagccagagctgggag GAAACACTGTTCCATCCCAGCTACTGAGGGAGAGACTGGCTGAGTTGGAGAAGGAAATTGAGAGATTCCGAGCTGAGAACACAACTCTGAGTAAACTCCGTGAAGAAAGAGAGCACGCCCTGGCAAATATCAG GAAAGAAGTTTCAGACTTTGAACAGAAGAAAGCTCAAGAACTGGCTGAAATAGAAGAgtataagaaaaaggaaattaaaaaactgCAAAAGGAGCGCAAAGTTTTTGAAAAGTACACCACAGAAGCTAGAGCAATTCCAGATAAAAAGGAACGGGATGAAATTCag GCTTTAAAACAGCAGATTGCAGAGTTACTGGAAGATCTAAAACGAAAAGAGGCAAAATGGTCGACTACCCATCGACGCCTGAAAGATCAAATAGAAGCTTTAGTAAATGAGAATTTTGAGCTAAAAGAGGAAATCAGAATTATGGAGAAGTTTCGTCTAGAGGCCTGGAAGAAAGTAGAAGCTGCtagaagcaagaaaaaaatagaaaatcctGGGATGAGTCTAAATAGAGGAGAATCT TGTCTACCAAATAGAGGCCTAAAAAGTCGAAGTGCATCTCCGCTTCTGCCAGTACAGAAGTGCAGCAAGATAAATGGCAAAAGTTATTCACAAGCAAAAG TAGGAAAACTTCCTAGAACACCTGCATCAGGACCTGCTAATGAGAGGAACAACTCTGAGGCAATGACTGCACTGGAAGATTCTTCTCAGAGTATTATG GACACCTCTCCTAATGAAGCTTATGTGTCACCACCATCTGCTCCTGCATTTACAGGCAGTGAAGAGATACAGAGAGAAACTGCTTATCCTGATGGAAAG GTTGAGAAGGTTTTGAAAAATGGCTGTCACCttatatttttcccaaatggaaCATGGAAAAAAGTGGGTTCTGATGGGAAGACCATAACTATAACCTTCTTCAATGGGGATGTGAAACAGATTATGCCTGATCAAACAGTG ATTTATTATTATGCCGATGCTAAGATTACTCACACTACATACACTGATGGCTTAGAGGTCTTGCAGTTTTCAAATGGACAAATAG aGAAGCATTATCCTGATGGCACGAAGGAAATAACCTTCCCTGATCAGACAATTAAGAGTCTGTTCACAGATGGCCAAGAAGAAAGTATCTTGCCTGATGGCACCGTTATTCGTGTGCAGCG AGATGGAACCAAAACAATAGAGTTCAATAATGGCCAGCGAGAGCTGCACACACCACAGTTCAAGAGACGGGAGTATCCAGATGGGAGTGTCAAGACTGTGTACATGAATGGACAGCAGGAAACCAAGTATGTCTCTGGGAGAGTCAGAATAAAGGACAAGGATGGTAATATTATCATGGACACCAAGTTGTAG
- the CENPJ gene encoding centromere protein J isoform X1, translating into MPTVENLSGEQNFSAYWMLSSARAGVLLGPSFTGLNFKKGNLLPGPENIPALPEEVLHLSDSCSVSDDSLCEESASSQAPQQCTTGTPFPAAPANMESSKPDLVHGEVDGQKKSSHSDTLLQKLEQLKELQQQKQEQLKKQQMEQLQRLMEEQQKLLSMVSGQPAALGFAVMSESQKLRPGHPPGLAPPPQLPSSGYQNIFEDRARALLVSSHTQDNSSLQKLNNRECTSALKNNLSEVSACEKQGKDLWCPEKKMELLMGSEDNHIDHILGVGSAHVSENSCGGEQLLTNVEERPIKAAIHGKKQTFEEFLEEQIQLEEQRLEQTQKLQETNGSAVQKPVIKRPFLKKGEGLTRFTNAKSKITKLGENTSKLQQRALDDRNVIKVDRLQIQKKTALPGKELVSESPFAPRTFYSQPRKVKHCPIQKTVVLRNHNGENILPLETRKQSGKSHDGQMRGSYPSEIKNKIENTENRAEFAKSNTGKIQNKLPGAEKSQLSQELTSAFPNFECPIGHPVKDSELSFELSFQNKLENWEKEKEKENLELDEFLFLEQAADEISFSSNSSFVQRILEQDQQTSKGRRMSSTPIKAKQQQVKVLAVQLTDERNKRADCVARENTNDSPVTHTASNSGTDFRMKDPLSKTDGVIFSASSLKAAPALKSNHWIVNGDKSEGSSDTATDSESEFGATLKHDNKGAKTALVNHGESDPEFFDCGSSVKDISKESKSGDADLELSDKDCGALSKQKIRKATDDHRSMLSISRNKFEFDDERTWSDLDENYVSIDLPEKYAKTPLQMDFSCKNGTTVPDKAIKRKVASKKGDEMSKEFAVDSDSSGPPVSNLMMKLFPSLKRKPKAGCRAEHETKSNVEPELGGNTVPSQLLRERLAELEKEIERFRAENTTLSKLREEREHALANIRKEVSDFEQKKAQELAEIEEYKKKEIKKLQKERKVFEKYTTEARAIPDKKERDEIQALKQQIAELLEDLKRKEAKWSTTHRRLKDQIEALVNENFELKEEIRIMEKFRLEAWKKVEAARSKKKIENPGMSLNRGESCLPNRGLKSRSASPLLPVQKCSKINGKSYSQAKVGKLPRTPASGPANERNNSEAMTALEDSSQSIMVDTSPNEAYVSPPSAPAFTGSEEIQRETAYPDGKVEKVLKNGCHLIFFPNGTWKKVGSDGKTITITFFNGDVKQIMPDQTVIYYYADAKITHTTYTDGLEVLQFSNGQIEKHYPDGTKEITFPDQTIKSLFTDGQEESILPDGTVIRVQRDGTKTIEFNNGQRELHTPQFKRREYPDGSVKTVYMNGQQETKYVSGRVRIKDKDGNIIMDTKL; encoded by the exons ATGCCAACTGTTGAAAATCTGAGTGGTGAGCAAAACTTCAGTGCATATTGGATGCTCAGTAGTGCCCGTGCTGGAGTCTTACTGGGTCCTAGTTTTACTGGTTTGAACtttaagaaaggaaatttgTTACCTGGACCTGAAAACATCCCAGCTTTGCCTGAAGAAGTGCTGCATCTTTCAGACAGCTGTTCTGTAAGTGATGACTCCCTGTGTGAAGAGTCTGCCAGCTCTCAGGCACCCCAGCAGTGTACCACTGGAAcaccttttccagcagcacctgcaaaCATGGAAAGCTCTAAACCAGACTTAGTCCACGGTGAAGTGGATGGTCAGAAGAAATCCAGTCACAGTGATACACTCCTACAAAAGCTTGAACAG ctGAAGGAATTGCAACAGCAGAAACAGGAACAGTTAAAGAAACAACAGATGGAACAACTTCAAAGGTTaatggaggagcagcagaagctaCTTAGCATGGTATCTggccagccagcagctcttg GTTTTGCTGTGATGTCTGAAAGTCAAAAGCTGAGACCTGGGCACCCCCCAGGCTTAGCACCTCCACCTCAGTTGCCATCGTCTGGATACCAGAATATCTTTGAAGACCGAGCTCGTGCTCTGCTTGTTTCTTCCCATACACAAGACAACAGTTCTTTACAAAAGCTGAACAACAGAGAATGCACCTCAGCATTGAAGAACAATCTTTCAGAAGTGTCTGCCTGTGAAAAGCAAG GAAAAGACCTGTGGTGTccagaaaaaaagatggaatTATTAATGGGGAGTGAAGATAATCACATTGATCACATATTAGGTGTGGGAAGTGCGCATGTCTCTGAAAATTCCTGTGGAGGTGAACAGTTGTTGACTAATGTAGAGGAAAG ACCTATTAAAGCTGCAATACATGGGAAGAAGCAAACTTTTGAAGAATTCTTGGAAGAACAGATACAACTAGAGGAACAGCGCCTGGAGCAAACCCAGAAGTTACAG GAGACAAATGGATCAGCAGTTCAAAAACCAGTGATCAAGAGACCCTTCCTGAAAAAAGGGGAAGGTTTAACAAGATTCACTAATGCCAAGTCTAAAATAACAAAACTTGGAGAAAACACCTCAAAACTTCAACAAAGGGCTTTAGATGATAGAAACGTTATTAAAGTGGACAGATtacaaatacagaagaaaactgCGCTTCCTGGCAAAGAACTGGTTTCTGAAAGTCCTTTTGCACCAAGGACCTTTTACAGCCAGCCCCGTAAAGTAAAACATTGTCCTATTCAGAAGACAGTGGTACTCAGGAATCACAATGGAGAAAATATCTTGCCATTAGAAACAAGAAAGCAATCAGGAAAAAGTCATGATGGACAGATGAGAGGTTCTTACccatcagaaattaaaaacaaaatagaaaatacagaGAACAGAGCAGAATTTGCTAAGTCTAACACTGgcaaaatccaaaacaaattACCTGGTGCTGAAAAGTCTCAGTTGTCTCAAGAACTGACCAGTGCCTTTCCTAATTTTGAATGTCCCATAGGTCACCCTGTAAAAGATTCAGAACTGTCTTTTGAActttcatttcagaataaactggagaactgggaaaaagaaaaagagaaagagaatctAGAATTAGATGAATTTTTGTTTCTAGAACAAGCTGCAGATGAAATATCTTTCTCAAGTAATTCCTCATTTGTGCAAAGGATCTTGGAACAAGACCAGCAAACTTCAAAGGGCCGTAGGATGTCTTCTACTCCTATcaaggcaaagcagcagcaagtcAAGGTGCTGGCTGTGCAACTCACAGatgagagaaataaaagggCAGACTGTGTGGCACGGGAAAATACAAATGATAGCCCTGTTACACATACAGCCTCAAATTCAGGAACAGATTTTAGAATGAAGGATCCATTGAGTAAAACAGATGGTGTAATATTCTCAGCTTCTTCCCtgaaagcagctcctgctttaaAAAGTAATCACTGGATTGTAAATGGAGATAAGAGTGAGGGCAGCAGTGATACTGCTACAGATTCTGAGTCTGAATTTGGGGCCACATTGAAGCATGACAACAAAGGTGCTAAGACAGCCCTCGTGAACCACGGAGAAAGTGATCCAGAATTTTTTGATTGTGGAAGTTCTGTTAAAGACATCAGCAAAGAGAGCAAAAGTGGAGATGCTGACCTTGAGTTGTCAGACAAAGATTGTGGTGCACTGTCAAAGCAAAAGATTAGGAAAGCTACAGATGATCACAGAAGCATGTTGTCTATAAGTAGGAATAAATTTGAGTTTGATGATGAGAGAACATGGAGTGATCTTGATGAAAATTATGTTAGCATTGATTTACCTGAAAAATACGCTAAAACACCTTTGCAGATGGACTTTTCCTGTAAGAATGGTACAACTGTCCCAGACAAAGCAATAAAGAGGAAAGTGGCCTCCAAGAAAGGAGATGAAATGTCCAAAGAGTTTGCAGTGGACAGTGATTCAAGTGGACCTCCAGTATCAAACCTGATGATGAAactgtttccttctctgaagCGGAAGCCGAAGGCAGGCTGCCGTGCAGAGCATGAAACCAAATCAAACgtggagccagagctgggag GAAACACTGTTCCATCCCAGCTACTGAGGGAGAGACTGGCTGAGTTGGAGAAGGAAATTGAGAGATTCCGAGCTGAGAACACAACTCTGAGTAAACTCCGTGAAGAAAGAGAGCACGCCCTGGCAAATATCAG GAAAGAAGTTTCAGACTTTGAACAGAAGAAAGCTCAAGAACTGGCTGAAATAGAAGAgtataagaaaaaggaaattaaaaaactgCAAAAGGAGCGCAAAGTTTTTGAAAAGTACACCACAGAAGCTAGAGCAATTCCAGATAAAAAGGAACGGGATGAAATTCag GCTTTAAAACAGCAGATTGCAGAGTTACTGGAAGATCTAAAACGAAAAGAGGCAAAATGGTCGACTACCCATCGACGCCTGAAAGATCAAATAGAAGCTTTAGTAAATGAGAATTTTGAGCTAAAAGAGGAAATCAGAATTATGGAGAAGTTTCGTCTAGAGGCCTGGAAGAAAGTAGAAGCTGCtagaagcaagaaaaaaatagaaaatcctGGGATGAGTCTAAATAGAGGAGAATCT TGTCTACCAAATAGAGGCCTAAAAAGTCGAAGTGCATCTCCGCTTCTGCCAGTACAGAAGTGCAGCAAGATAAATGGCAAAAGTTATTCACAAGCAAAAG TAGGAAAACTTCCTAGAACACCTGCATCAGGACCTGCTAATGAGAGGAACAACTCTGAGGCAATGACTGCACTGGAAGATTCTTCTCAGAGTATTATGGTA GACACCTCTCCTAATGAAGCTTATGTGTCACCACCATCTGCTCCTGCATTTACAGGCAGTGAAGAGATACAGAGAGAAACTGCTTATCCTGATGGAAAG GTTGAGAAGGTTTTGAAAAATGGCTGTCACCttatatttttcccaaatggaaCATGGAAAAAAGTGGGTTCTGATGGGAAGACCATAACTATAACCTTCTTCAATGGGGATGTGAAACAGATTATGCCTGATCAAACAGTG ATTTATTATTATGCCGATGCTAAGATTACTCACACTACATACACTGATGGCTTAGAGGTCTTGCAGTTTTCAAATGGACAAATAG aGAAGCATTATCCTGATGGCACGAAGGAAATAACCTTCCCTGATCAGACAATTAAGAGTCTGTTCACAGATGGCCAAGAAGAAAGTATCTTGCCTGATGGCACCGTTATTCGTGTGCAGCG AGATGGAACCAAAACAATAGAGTTCAATAATGGCCAGCGAGAGCTGCACACACCACAGTTCAAGAGACGGGAGTATCCAGATGGGAGTGTCAAGACTGTGTACATGAATGGACAGCAGGAAACCAAGTATGTCTCTGGGAGAGTCAGAATAAAGGACAAGGATGGTAATATTATCATGGACACCAAGTTGTAG